In one Massilia endophytica genomic region, the following are encoded:
- the pstB gene encoding phosphate ABC transporter ATP-binding protein PstB, which produces MSQENKRKIIEISGLNFYYGKTRSLHDVNLDIHEKQVTAFIGPSGCGKSTLLRTLNRMYDLYPGQRAEGQIMYRGRNILENGQDLNMLRAKVGMVFQKPTPFPMSIYDNIAFGVRLYEDLSKGEMDERVEWALKKAALWTEVKDKLGKSGLSLSGGQQQRLCIARGVAVKPDVLLLDEPTSALDPISTSKVEELISELKQDYTIAIVTHNMQQAARCSDYTAYMYLGELVEFGETDQIFMNPVRKETQDYITGRFG; this is translated from the coding sequence ATGAGCCAAGAGAACAAGCGCAAGATCATCGAGATTTCGGGTCTCAACTTCTATTACGGGAAGACCCGCAGCCTCCACGATGTGAACCTCGACATCCACGAGAAGCAGGTGACGGCCTTCATCGGCCCTTCCGGCTGCGGTAAATCGACCCTGCTGCGCACCCTGAACCGCATGTACGACCTGTATCCCGGCCAGCGCGCCGAAGGGCAGATCATGTACCGCGGCCGCAATATCCTGGAGAACGGCCAGGACCTGAACATGTTGCGCGCGAAAGTGGGCATGGTGTTCCAGAAGCCGACGCCGTTCCCCATGTCCATCTACGACAACATCGCCTTCGGCGTGCGGCTGTACGAAGACCTCTCCAAGGGCGAGATGGACGAGCGCGTGGAATGGGCGCTGAAAAAGGCGGCCCTGTGGACCGAAGTGAAGGACAAGCTGGGCAAGAGCGGCCTGTCGCTCTCCGGCGGCCAGCAGCAGCGCCTGTGCATCGCGCGCGGCGTGGCGGTCAAGCCGGACGTGCTGCTGCTGGACGAGCCCACGTCCGCGCTGGACCCGATCTCCACCTCCAAGGTGGAGGAGCTGATCAGCGAACTGAAACAGGACTACACCATCGCCATCGTGACCCACAATATGCAGCAGGCGGCGCGCTGCTCGGACTACACGGCCTATATGTACCTGGGCGAGCTGGTGGAATTCGGCGAAACGGACCAGATCTTCATGAACCCTGTGCGCAAAGAGACGCAGGACTACATCACCGGCCGCTTCGGCTAA
- the pstS gene encoding phosphate ABC transporter substrate-binding protein PstS — MKQMFASLVVGVSAAVATASVFAADMTGAGASFPYPIYSKWAESYKAATGNGLNYASVGSGAGIKQIKAKTVDFGASDMPLKAEELDADGLMQFPAIMGGVVTVVNVDGIAPGQLKLTGPVVADIYMGKITQWNDAAIAALNPGVKLPAAEITVVHRADSSGTSFLFTDYLSKTSPEFKTKVGASTAVKWPVGVGGKGNDGVAANVQRIKGSIGYVEWAYAKKNKMSHTQLKNKDGVFLQPDDDAFKAAAANADWAKTPGFGVVLTDQAGKASWPITGASFILMHKQQADAAKAKEVIKFFDWAYANGDKSATELDYVPMPDAVVKQVQASWKANLKDASGKALY; from the coding sequence TGAAACAAATGTTCGCCTCCCTCGTTGTAGGCGTTTCCGCAGCAGTGGCTACCGCCAGCGTGTTCGCGGCGGACATGACCGGTGCAGGTGCTTCCTTCCCGTATCCGATCTATTCGAAGTGGGCTGAGTCGTACAAGGCAGCCACCGGCAACGGCCTGAACTATGCTTCCGTCGGTTCCGGCGCGGGCATCAAGCAGATCAAAGCCAAGACCGTCGATTTCGGCGCTTCCGACATGCCCCTGAAAGCGGAAGAGCTGGACGCGGATGGCCTGATGCAGTTCCCGGCCATCATGGGCGGCGTGGTCACCGTGGTGAACGTGGACGGCATCGCCCCCGGCCAGCTGAAGCTGACCGGTCCCGTGGTCGCCGACATCTACATGGGCAAGATCACCCAGTGGAACGACGCCGCCATCGCTGCCCTGAACCCGGGCGTGAAACTGCCGGCCGCGGAAATCACCGTGGTGCACCGCGCCGACTCCTCGGGCACCTCCTTCCTGTTCACCGACTACCTGTCCAAGACCAGCCCTGAGTTCAAGACCAAGGTTGGCGCCAGCACCGCCGTGAAATGGCCAGTGGGCGTGGGCGGCAAGGGCAACGACGGCGTGGCCGCCAACGTGCAGCGCATCAAGGGCTCCATCGGCTACGTGGAATGGGCCTACGCCAAGAAGAACAAGATGTCGCACACCCAGCTGAAGAACAAGGATGGCGTGTTCCTGCAGCCGGACGACGACGCCTTCAAGGCCGCTGCCGCCAATGCCGACTGGGCCAAGACCCCCGGCTTCGGCGTGGTGCTGACCGACCAGGCAGGCAAGGCATCCTGGCCGATCACCGGCGCCTCCTTCATCCTGATGCACAAGCAGCAGGCTGACGCGGCCAAGGCCAAGGAAGTGATCAAGTTCTTCGACTGGGCCTACGCCAACGGCGACAAGTCGGCCACCGAACTGGATTACGTGCCGATGCCCGACGCAGTCGTGAAGCAGGTGCAGGCCTCCTGGAAGGCAAACCTGAAAGACGCTTCCGGCAAGGCGCTGTATTAA
- a CDS encoding DeoR family transcriptional regulator codes for MRNSSQRRATILQALTQNGSVQVNQLVEQLGVSAVTIRSDLSVLESQGLATRSHGGATLMRTPPTEHTIPQKDALNHEQKERIGAFAARMVEPGDNIIIDSGTTTISLARHLRSAKDVTVMTNGLNIAWELADAPGVDLILTGGLLRKQSLSIQGTQAEACLMAYSFDKLFLGVDGFDLQFGVTTHHEAEASLNHKMVERAKKIIVLTDASKFGRVSLHRIVQLNRVHTVITDAGISQEYREGLRDAGIELLIAE; via the coding sequence ATGCGAAATTCCAGCCAGCGCCGCGCCACCATCCTGCAAGCCCTGACCCAGAACGGTTCGGTACAGGTGAACCAACTGGTCGAGCAGCTTGGCGTTTCCGCAGTCACCATCCGCAGCGACCTGAGTGTGCTCGAATCACAGGGACTGGCCACCCGCAGCCACGGAGGCGCAACCCTCATGCGCACCCCGCCCACGGAGCACACCATTCCGCAGAAGGACGCGCTCAATCACGAGCAGAAGGAACGCATCGGCGCCTTCGCCGCGCGCATGGTGGAGCCGGGCGATAACATCATCATCGATTCCGGCACCACCACCATCTCGCTGGCGCGCCACCTGCGCAGCGCGAAGGACGTGACGGTCATGACCAATGGCCTGAACATCGCCTGGGAGCTGGCGGATGCGCCGGGGGTGGACCTGATTCTCACGGGCGGCCTGCTGCGCAAGCAGTCGCTCTCCATCCAGGGCACCCAGGCCGAGGCCTGCCTGATGGCGTACAGCTTCGACAAGCTGTTCCTCGGCGTGGACGGCTTCGACCTGCAGTTCGGCGTCACCACCCACCATGAAGCCGAGGCGAGCCTGAACCACAAGATGGTGGAGCGGGCCAAGAAGATCATCGTCCTTACCGACGCTTCCAAATTCGGGCGCGTCAGCCTGCACCGCATCGTGCAGCTGAACCGCGTTCACACTGTTATCACCGATGCTGGCATCAGCCAGGAATACCGCGAAGGCTTGCGGGATGCTGGCATCGAATTGCTTATCGCGGAATAG
- a CDS encoding MFS transporter — translation MQATLSAIPARAMGFLLFIAGLGGLLYGIDIGIIAGALPYLESTASVAWKLSTQQLSFIVAAVLLGSVLSSLGAGALADWLGRRPVMVLAGLLFTLSIPLIALADGYLSLLFGRLLQGVSGGLIGVVVPLYLAECLHARQRGRGAALFQLLLTIGMVAAALIGLYQAQSVETATAAARHLSDADRTAAIFAVKDHAWRSIFWMCLAPGIVFTAGSLLLAESPRWLARRGRFDDAHRALARTRSAAEADAELREIRQALGASADAMAGPSGAEPLLSRRYVLPFLLACLILALTQATGINSILAYVVNILNQAGLPGSSANMADVALKVLNALMTVVAVVLVDRKGRKFLLMLGTAGITIALLAAGLLFRSAESTPIDVRAVLQASAKADSLELRLDPQTLRSLGAADGAPRQLTVAYSYGPFTNVQTRRSDDPALPALQLSRADTVQPDSVIGAFFRRLHLNPFADPALGASAPLQIERADLAAIPPSSNGWLVALAMCLFVASFAVGPGVCVWLALSELMPTRIRSNGMSIALLINQFVSTVIAAVFLPTVGQYGYATMFFYGAGCTVLYFLAAAFLLPETKGKTLEEIEARFARRGAERSASLTQ, via the coding sequence ATGCAAGCCACCCTGTCCGCCATTCCCGCCCGCGCCATGGGATTCCTCCTGTTTATCGCGGGCCTTGGCGGCCTGCTGTACGGGATCGACATCGGCATCATCGCAGGCGCCCTTCCCTACCTGGAATCGACAGCCTCGGTGGCGTGGAAACTCAGCACGCAGCAGTTGAGTTTTATCGTGGCTGCCGTGCTTCTCGGCTCCGTGCTCTCCTCCCTGGGAGCCGGCGCGCTCGCGGACTGGCTGGGGCGCCGTCCGGTGATGGTGCTGGCGGGTCTTCTCTTCACACTCAGTATTCCGCTGATTGCGCTGGCCGACGGCTACCTTTCCCTGTTGTTCGGGCGCCTGCTGCAAGGCGTGAGTGGTGGCCTGATCGGGGTTGTGGTGCCGCTGTATCTGGCCGAATGCCTGCATGCACGCCAGCGCGGAAGGGGCGCGGCCCTGTTCCAGCTGCTGCTGACCATCGGCATGGTGGCGGCGGCCCTGATTGGCCTGTATCAGGCGCAGTCGGTCGAAACGGCGACGGCGGCGGCCCGGCACCTATCGGATGCGGACCGCACGGCCGCCATCTTCGCCGTCAAGGACCACGCATGGCGCAGCATCTTCTGGATGTGCCTCGCACCGGGCATCGTCTTCACTGCGGGCAGCCTGCTGCTGGCCGAATCGCCACGCTGGCTGGCGCGCCGTGGACGTTTCGACGACGCGCACAGGGCGCTCGCCCGCACCCGTTCCGCCGCCGAGGCGGACGCCGAACTGCGCGAGATCCGCCAGGCGCTGGGAGCAAGCGCCGATGCGATGGCCGGCCCTTCGGGCGCCGAGCCGCTGTTAAGCCGCCGCTACGTGCTTCCTTTCCTGCTGGCCTGCCTGATTCTCGCGCTGACGCAGGCCACCGGTATCAACTCCATCCTCGCTTATGTGGTCAATATCCTGAACCAGGCTGGCCTTCCCGGATCAAGCGCCAACATGGCCGACGTAGCGCTCAAGGTGCTGAATGCCCTGATGACGGTGGTTGCAGTCGTTCTGGTGGACCGCAAAGGCCGCAAGTTCCTGCTGATGCTGGGCACCGCTGGCATCACCATCGCCCTGCTGGCGGCTGGCCTGCTGTTCCGCAGCGCCGAGAGCACGCCGATCGACGTGCGCGCCGTGTTGCAAGCCAGCGCGAAGGCGGACAGCCTCGAACTTCGCCTGGACCCGCAAACCCTGCGCTCGCTCGGCGCGGCGGACGGCGCGCCCCGGCAGCTCACGGTCGCCTACTCCTACGGCCCGTTCACCAACGTGCAGACGCGCCGCAGCGACGACCCTGCCCTGCCAGCGCTCCAACTGAGCCGGGCGGATACCGTGCAGCCGGACAGCGTGATCGGCGCCTTCTTCCGCAGACTGCACCTGAATCCCTTCGCCGATCCCGCGCTGGGCGCTTCCGCACCGCTGCAGATCGAACGCGCTGACCTCGCCGCCATTCCGCCAAGCTCGAACGGCTGGCTGGTAGCGCTGGCCATGTGCCTCTTCGTCGCCAGTTTCGCCGTCGGCCCCGGCGTCTGCGTATGGCTCGCCCTGTCCGAGCTGATGCCGACGCGCATACGTTCGAACGGCATGAGCATTGCACTGCTTATCAACCAGTTCGTTTCAACCGTGATTGCCGCCGTGTTCCTGCCGACGGTGGGACAGTACGGCTACGCGACGATGTTCTTCTACGGCGCCGGATGCACGGTACTCTACTTCCTCGCCGCAGCATTCCTGCTGCCGGAGACCAAAGGGAAAACGCTGGAAGAAATCGAAGCGCGCTTCGCCCGCCGTGGAGCGGAACGAAGCGCGAGCCTTACGCAGTAA
- the phoR gene encoding phosphate regulon sensor histidine kinase PhoR: MSPKVLFWVPVALRMGFVLAGVGLLWWWFDAVSALVAGMAVLIAMLVVQLNYLFQLSGWLDHPQSSKLPDGWGAWTGIFSRLYRLRRDDEKNQAELTEWLARFRQAMHLLPDGVVIMDDVLFLEWCNPAAEEHLGLRHDRDKGMRVTNLVRSPDFMDYLILGRYDQPLTLSFRGRKLIVHIIPFENRRQILVTHDVTETQRAEMMRRDFIANASHELRTPLTVIVGFLEIAASEQLDAKTREAHLKLMTEQGHRMQNLIEDMLTLSRLESVDHPMRPEHVDIRKMMEQIERDAQALSAGKHEIVLEVRGGDVMGAYEELYSAFGNLASNAVRYTPAGGKIRLCWEDTDKGVRFMVQDSGIGISPEHISRLTERFYRVDKSRSRETQGTGLGLAIVKHVLLRHSGTLNITSEPGQGSTFIVNLPKSLAWAPPPPALTA; encoded by the coding sequence ATGAGCCCAAAAGTTCTCTTCTGGGTGCCCGTCGCCTTGCGCATGGGCTTCGTGCTGGCCGGTGTAGGTCTTTTGTGGTGGTGGTTCGACGCCGTATCCGCCCTCGTGGCAGGCATGGCCGTGCTGATCGCCATGCTGGTGGTGCAGCTCAATTATCTGTTCCAGCTGAGCGGCTGGCTGGATCACCCGCAAAGCAGCAAGCTGCCGGACGGGTGGGGCGCCTGGACGGGCATCTTCTCCCGCCTGTACCGCCTGCGCCGCGACGACGAGAAGAACCAGGCCGAATTGACCGAATGGCTGGCGCGATTCCGCCAGGCCATGCACCTGCTGCCAGACGGCGTCGTGATCATGGACGATGTGCTCTTCCTCGAATGGTGCAATCCTGCCGCCGAAGAGCATCTGGGCCTGCGCCACGACCGCGACAAGGGCATGCGCGTGACGAACCTGGTGCGCAGCCCGGACTTCATGGATTACCTGATCCTGGGCCGCTACGACCAGCCGCTGACGCTGAGCTTCCGCGGCCGCAAGCTGATCGTCCACATCATCCCCTTCGAGAACCGGCGCCAGATCCTGGTCACGCACGACGTGACGGAGACCCAGCGTGCGGAAATGATGCGGCGCGACTTCATCGCCAACGCCTCGCACGAGCTGCGCACGCCGCTGACCGTGATCGTGGGCTTCCTGGAGATCGCCGCCTCGGAGCAGCTCGATGCGAAGACGCGCGAAGCCCACCTGAAGCTGATGACGGAGCAGGGCCACCGCATGCAGAACCTTATCGAGGACATGCTGACGCTCTCGCGCCTGGAGTCGGTGGACCACCCGATGCGTCCTGAGCACGTGGATATCCGCAAGATGATGGAGCAGATCGAGCGCGACGCCCAGGCACTTTCGGCAGGCAAGCACGAGATCGTGCTGGAAGTGCGGGGCGGGGACGTGATGGGAGCCTACGAAGAGCTGTACAGCGCCTTCGGCAACCTCGCCTCGAACGCGGTGCGCTACACCCCGGCAGGCGGCAAGATCAGGCTGTGCTGGGAAGACACCGACAAGGGCGTGCGCTTCATGGTGCAGGACAGCGGCATCGGCATCAGCCCCGAACACATTTCGCGCCTGACCGAGCGCTTCTACCGGGTGGACAAGAGCCGCTCGCGCGAAACGCAGGGCACGGGCCTGGGGCTGGCCATCGTCAAGCATGTGCTGCTGCGCCATAGCGGCACCCTGAACATCACCTCCGAACCGGGGCAGGGCAGCACCTTCATCGTCAACCTGCCCAAGTCACTGGCCTGGGCTCCGCCTCCGCCCGCCCTTACTGCGTAA
- the phoB gene encoding phosphate regulon transcriptional regulator PhoB, which translates to MASDKTTVLIVEDEPAIVELVTFSLREAGWNCCAVQSTQEAWEFIHQRTPQLILLDWMLPDQSGLRLLARIRSDRQFADIPIIMLTAKSMEEDKLAGLNSGADDYITKPFSPRELLARSRALLRRKTPEHADTAMKAGPITLDPVSCTVSMDGNKIDIGHAEYKLLKFFLAHPERVFSRSQLLDKVWGDHVVIEERTVDVHVLRLRKALKEAEHLIKTVRSVGYMLSEKA; encoded by the coding sequence ATGGCATCCGACAAAACGACTGTACTGATTGTTGAAGACGAACCGGCCATTGTCGAACTGGTCACCTTCTCGCTGCGCGAGGCGGGCTGGAACTGCTGTGCCGTGCAAAGCACGCAGGAAGCCTGGGAGTTCATCCACCAGCGCACCCCCCAGCTGATACTGCTGGACTGGATGCTGCCGGACCAGAGCGGCCTGCGCCTGCTGGCGCGCATCCGCAGCGACCGCCAGTTTGCCGACATCCCCATCATCATGCTGACTGCGAAGAGCATGGAGGAGGACAAGCTGGCAGGCCTGAACAGCGGCGCGGACGACTACATCACCAAGCCCTTCTCGCCGCGCGAGCTGCTGGCGCGTTCCCGCGCGCTGCTGCGCCGGAAGACGCCGGAACATGCCGACACCGCCATGAAGGCGGGGCCGATCACGCTTGACCCGGTGAGCTGCACGGTGAGCATGGACGGCAACAAGATCGACATCGGCCACGCCGAATACAAGCTGCTCAAGTTCTTCCTGGCGCATCCCGAGCGCGTGTTCTCGCGCAGCCAGCTGCTGGACAAGGTGTGGGGCGACCATGTGGTGATCGAGGAGCGCACGGTGGACGTGCACGTCCTGCGCCTGCGCAAGGCGCTGAAGGAGGCCGAGCACCTGATCAAGACGGTGCGCAGCGTCGGCTACATGCTGTCCGAAAAAGCATGA
- the pstA gene encoding phosphate ABC transporter permease PstA → MNTAMNPVYRKRLRVHRIGIALSVAAMSLGLIFLLWILATLLINGFSALSLSLFTANTPAPGTEGGGLLNAIVGSLMMVGLSTLVSTPIGVLAGIYLAEYGDENKVAQLTRFVTDVMLSAPSIVIGLFVYTLYVANVKHFSGYAGSIALSLIAVPVVVRTTDNMLRLVPNSLLEAAFALGAPRWKVAMMVRLRAVKAGVITGVLLAVARVSGETAPLLFTALSNQFLSFDMNKPMANLPYVIYQFAMSPYDNWRALAWGGALLVTFSVLALNILSRTVFTQKIPN, encoded by the coding sequence ATGAACACCGCCATGAATCCTGTCTACCGCAAGCGCCTGCGGGTGCACCGCATCGGCATCGCGCTCTCCGTGGCCGCCATGTCGCTGGGCCTGATCTTCCTGCTGTGGATTCTGGCCACGCTGCTGATCAACGGCTTCTCGGCACTGAGCCTGAGCCTTTTCACCGCCAACACGCCCGCGCCGGGCACGGAAGGCGGCGGCCTGCTCAACGCCATCGTCGGTTCGCTGATGATGGTTGGCCTGTCCACGCTGGTTTCCACGCCCATCGGCGTCCTGGCGGGCATCTACCTCGCCGAGTACGGCGACGAAAACAAAGTGGCCCAGCTGACCCGCTTCGTGACGGACGTGATGCTCTCCGCGCCGTCCATCGTGATCGGCCTGTTCGTGTACACGCTGTATGTGGCCAATGTGAAGCACTTCTCCGGTTATGCGGGCTCCATCGCGCTCTCGCTCATCGCCGTGCCGGTGGTGGTGCGCACCACGGACAACATGCTGCGCCTGGTGCCAAACAGCCTGCTGGAAGCGGCCTTCGCCCTCGGTGCGCCGCGCTGGAAAGTGGCCATGATGGTGCGCCTGCGCGCCGTGAAGGCTGGTGTGATCACCGGGGTGCTGCTGGCGGTGGCCCGCGTATCCGGCGAAACCGCGCCGCTGCTGTTCACCGCCCTGAGCAACCAGTTTCTCAGCTTCGACATGAACAAGCCGATGGCCAACCTGCCGTACGTGATCTACCAGTTCGCGATGAGCCCGTACGACAATTGGCGCGCGCTGGCCTGGGGCGGCGCGCTGCTCGTGACCTTTAGCGTGCTGGCGCTGAACATCCTGTCGCGCACCGTATTCACCCAGAAGATACCGAATTAA
- a CDS encoding N-acetylglucosamine-6-phosphate deacetylase: protein MLSGRILTPQGWIHGSIDFNQRINTIREDRRTDSALTILPGFVDLHVHGACGVDIMQGGDAGVTVARSHARHGTTAMLGTTMTATDNSIRRALNGLAPSIAERPAGAARMLGVHLEGPFLSIHRLGAQPADALAIASIDLVRSYHELAPIRVLTLATEIGGHLGLIPELAAMGIRVQLGHSNGSYEDGVAALNAGASGFTHLFNGMTALNHYTPGVVGAALAHAEYAEIIPDLQHVHPGAMKAALRAIPRLYGVTDATAATGMPDGEYGLGSQRVYKCLGCVRLATGSLAGSALTMDQALRNFVGMGLDLADASNRLSLYPADYLGEPERGRLAPGAWADIVVLNANLQPVAVFVEGEAIDLSPN, encoded by the coding sequence GTGCTCAGCGGCAGAATACTTACCCCTCAAGGCTGGATCCACGGAAGCATCGACTTTAACCAGCGCATCAACACGATTCGGGAAGACCGCCGCACCGACAGCGCGCTGACCATTCTGCCGGGCTTCGTCGACCTCCATGTGCATGGCGCCTGCGGCGTAGACATCATGCAGGGAGGCGACGCTGGCGTAACCGTCGCGCGCAGCCACGCCCGCCACGGCACCACCGCCATGCTGGGCACCACCATGACGGCGACGGACAACTCCATCCGCCGCGCCCTGAACGGCCTTGCACCCTCCATTGCGGAACGGCCAGCCGGAGCAGCGCGCATGCTGGGCGTGCACCTCGAAGGCCCCTTCCTCAGCATCCACCGCCTCGGCGCCCAGCCTGCCGATGCCCTGGCCATTGCCAGCATCGACCTGGTACGCAGTTATCACGAGCTGGCGCCGATCCGCGTACTCACCCTGGCTACGGAGATCGGCGGCCATCTCGGCCTCATTCCCGAGCTGGCGGCCATGGGCATCCGCGTGCAGCTGGGACACAGCAACGGCAGCTACGAGGATGGCGTCGCCGCGCTGAACGCGGGCGCCTCCGGCTTCACCCACCTGTTCAACGGCATGACGGCGCTGAATCACTACACGCCCGGCGTCGTGGGCGCGGCGCTGGCGCACGCCGAATACGCAGAGATCATTCCCGACCTTCAGCACGTGCATCCGGGCGCCATGAAGGCTGCGCTGCGCGCCATCCCGCGCCTGTACGGCGTGACGGATGCAACGGCTGCAACCGGCATGCCGGACGGCGAATATGGCCTGGGCAGCCAGCGCGTCTACAAATGCCTGGGCTGCGTGCGGCTCGCCACGGGCTCGCTCGCGGGCAGCGCGCTCACCATGGACCAGGCCCTGCGCAATTTCGTGGGCATGGGGCTCGACCTGGCCGATGCCTCGAACCGCCTTTCGCTTTACCCGGCGGACTACCTCGGCGAACCGGAGCGCGGCCGTCTTGCGCCCGGGGCATGGGCCGATATCGTGGTCCTGAATGCCAACCTGCAGCCGGTGGCCGTCTTCGTTGAAGGCGAAGCCATCGACCTTTCCCCCAACTAG
- the pstC gene encoding phosphate ABC transporter permease subunit PstC produces MNEAAAHAAMQSTMRKQRIQDFIFHKLTMLFALSVLFVLVGIIVSLIIGAIPALKEFGPKFISTVEWDPVNDQYGALIAIVGTLVTSGIALLIAFPVSFGIALFLTEICPVWLRRPLGTAVELLAGVPSIIYGMWGLFVFAPLFGDYVQPLLKSTLGMVPFIGVLFKGPTMGIGLLTAGIILAVMIIPFIASVMRDVFEIVPAVLKESAYGLGCTRWEVVRKIVLPYTKSGVVGGVMLGLGRALGETMAVTFVIGNANKLGASLFSPGNSIASTLANEFGEAATPLHVSSLLSLGLILFLITLIVLSAAKLMLAGMSRKEGVK; encoded by the coding sequence ATGAACGAGGCTGCGGCCCACGCCGCCATGCAGTCCACCATGCGCAAGCAGCGCATCCAGGACTTCATCTTCCACAAGCTGACCATGCTGTTCGCACTCTCCGTGCTCTTCGTCCTGGTCGGCATTATCGTATCCCTCATCATCGGCGCGATTCCTGCATTGAAGGAATTCGGGCCGAAATTCATTTCCACGGTCGAATGGGACCCGGTGAACGACCAGTACGGCGCCCTGATCGCCATCGTCGGCACCCTGGTCACCTCCGGCATTGCGCTGCTGATCGCCTTCCCGGTCAGCTTCGGCATCGCCCTGTTCCTGACCGAGATCTGCCCCGTATGGCTGCGCCGCCCGCTGGGCACCGCCGTCGAACTGCTGGCCGGTGTGCCGTCGATCATTTACGGCATGTGGGGCCTGTTCGTGTTCGCCCCCCTGTTCGGCGACTACGTTCAGCCCCTGCTGAAGTCCACCCTGGGCATGGTCCCCTTCATCGGCGTGCTCTTCAAAGGCCCCACCATGGGTATCGGCCTGCTCACCGCGGGCATCATCCTCGCCGTGATGATCATTCCCTTCATCGCCTCCGTGATGCGCGACGTGTTCGAGATCGTGCCCGCCGTGCTGAAGGAATCTGCTTACGGCCTCGGTTGCACACGCTGGGAAGTGGTGCGCAAGATCGTTCTGCCTTACACCAAGTCCGGCGTGGTGGGCGGCGTGATGCTGGGCCTGGGCCGTGCTCTGGGCGAAACCATGGCCGTGACCTTTGTGATCGGTAACGCCAACAAGCTGGGCGCCAGCCTCTTCTCGCCGGGGAACAGCATCGCCTCCACCCTGGCCAACGAGTTCGGCGAAGCGGCCACGCCGCTGCACGTGTCCTCGCTGCTTTCGCTGGGTCTGATCCTCTTCCTCATCACCCTGATCGTGCTTTCGGCTGCGAAGCTGATGCTGGCCGGTATGTCCCGCAAGGAGGGCGTGAAATGA
- the phoU gene encoding phosphate signaling complex protein PhoU yields the protein MMGEHSSKQYDLDLEAIRSKVLLMGGMVETQFLDAMTCFRIGNLERAERVMREDDAVNQLELQLDDACSHLIVRRQPAANDLRTIMATIKVITDLERIGDEATKIARTAKSLHSRGAVTVNHYEMVRGIANATSDMLHDALDCFARNDGAQAHQLIAQDAIIDHEFRSIMRNLITFMMEDPRTISAALDTMWVAKAIERIGDHAKNIAEYVIYVVEGRDIRHSRPAAGDTEAGKE from the coding sequence ATGATGGGCGAACATTCGAGCAAGCAGTATGACCTGGACCTTGAAGCCATCCGCTCCAAGGTGCTGCTGATGGGCGGCATGGTCGAAACCCAGTTCCTGGACGCGATGACCTGCTTCCGCATCGGGAACCTGGAACGTGCCGAGCGCGTGATGCGCGAAGACGATGCCGTGAACCAGCTGGAACTGCAGCTGGACGATGCGTGCAGCCACCTGATCGTGCGCCGTCAGCCGGCCGCCAACGACCTGCGCACGATCATGGCGACGATCAAGGTCATTACGGACCTGGAGCGCATCGGCGACGAGGCTACCAAGATCGCGCGCACGGCGAAAAGCCTGCACAGCCGCGGCGCCGTGACCGTGAACCACTATGAAATGGTGCGCGGCATCGCCAACGCCACCAGCGACATGCTGCACGACGCGCTGGATTGCTTCGCCCGCAACGACGGCGCCCAGGCGCACCAGCTGATCGCCCAGGACGCGATCATCGACCACGAGTTCCGCTCCATCATGCGCAACCTCATCACTTTCATGATGGAGGACCCGCGTACGATCTCCGCCGCCTTGGATACAATGTGGGTGGCCAAGGCCATCGAGCGCATTGGCGACCATGCCAAGAACATCGCCGAATACGTGATTTACGTGGTGGAAGGGCGCGATATCCGCCATTCCCGTCCCGCTGCGGGCGACACCGAGGCCGGTAAAGAGTAA